In one window of Deinobacterium chartae DNA:
- a CDS encoding PspA/IM30 family protein: MSILDRLTRLIRANVNDLISKAEDPRKIIEQSLADMRDAYYQARKEVAGAMAQQARLEREQQTNARLAEEYTAKAQQALQAGREDLAREALKRKKNHQDLAAGFAAQISTQSATIDQLKTQLRALEAKISEMESKKELLQARQQTAEATRTLERVSGFDRAGSAMDAFEEMERRVAGLEDEAKAMGQLRKEADLDAQLSDLGRDREIDDELERMKRDLGRA; the protein is encoded by the coding sequence ATGAGCATCCTAGACCGCCTGACCCGCCTGATCCGCGCCAACGTCAACGACCTGATCTCCAAAGCGGAAGATCCGCGCAAGATCATCGAGCAGTCGCTCGCCGACATGCGCGACGCCTATTACCAGGCCCGCAAGGAAGTCGCCGGAGCCATGGCCCAGCAAGCCCGCCTCGAGCGGGAACAGCAGACCAACGCACGGTTGGCCGAGGAGTACACCGCCAAGGCCCAGCAGGCCCTGCAGGCCGGACGCGAGGACCTCGCCCGCGAGGCGCTCAAGCGCAAGAAGAACCACCAGGACCTCGCAGCAGGTTTTGCCGCGCAGATCAGCACGCAGTCGGCCACCATCGACCAGCTCAAGACCCAGTTGCGCGCCCTCGAGGCCAAGATCTCCGAGATGGAGTCGAAAAAGGAACTGTTGCAGGCCCGCCAGCAGACCGCCGAGGCCACCCGGACCCTCGAGCGGGTCTCGGGCTTTGACCGTGCCGGCTCGGCGATGGACGCCTTCGAGGAGATGGAACGCCGGGTGGCGGGCCTCGAGGACGAGGCCAAGGCCATGGGCCAGCTGCGCAAGGAAGCGGACCTCGACGCACAGCTCAGCGACCTGGGCCGCGACCGCGAGATCGACGACGAACTCGAGCGCATGAAGCGCGACCTCGGTCGGGCCTGA
- a CDS encoding NADH:flavin oxidoreductase/NADH oxidase has translation MPSLFSPLTLRDLTVPNRVMVSPMCMYSSEDGFANDFHLVHLGAFALGSAGLIVTEATAVSPEGRISPQDLGLWKDEHVPLLRRITDFVHAQGSTIAVQLAHAGRKASAYAPGQGRGAVPPEQGGWKTVAPSAQRFHESYDLPIALDADGIRKVVNDFAAATRRALEANFDAVEIHAAHGYLLHQFMSPLSNTREDAYGGSFENRVRLLLEVTRAVRAAWPQERPLLVRLSGTEWVESGWSLEDSVELARQLKAEGVDLIDVSSGGNDLRQQLPPLEPGYQVPLAATIRREADVPTAAVGLITEPHHAQRIVESGEADLVALAREMLRDPHWTLRAARELGCEVRWPRPYERAR, from the coding sequence ATGCCAAGCCTTTTCTCTCCGCTGACCCTGCGGGACCTGACCGTGCCCAACCGCGTGATGGTCTCGCCGATGTGCATGTACTCCTCCGAGGACGGCTTCGCCAACGACTTTCACCTGGTGCACCTGGGAGCTTTCGCATTGGGCTCGGCCGGCCTGATCGTGACCGAAGCGACCGCCGTCAGCCCCGAAGGACGCATCTCACCGCAGGATCTGGGCCTGTGGAAAGACGAGCACGTTCCTTTGCTGCGGCGCATCACCGACTTCGTGCACGCTCAGGGTTCGACCATCGCGGTGCAACTGGCCCACGCGGGCCGCAAGGCCTCGGCCTACGCTCCCGGGCAGGGCCGGGGGGCTGTCCCGCCCGAGCAGGGCGGCTGGAAAACCGTAGCGCCCTCCGCGCAGCGCTTTCATGAGAGCTACGACCTGCCCATCGCGCTCGACGCCGACGGTATCCGCAAGGTGGTCAACGACTTCGCGGCGGCCACGCGCCGCGCGCTCGAGGCGAACTTCGACGCGGTCGAAATTCACGCCGCACACGGCTACCTGCTGCACCAGTTCATGTCGCCGCTCTCGAACACCCGTGAGGATGCGTACGGCGGCAGCTTCGAAAACCGCGTCCGCCTGCTGCTCGAGGTGACCCGCGCGGTGCGCGCCGCATGGCCGCAGGAACGCCCGCTGCTGGTACGCCTCTCGGGCACCGAGTGGGTCGAGTCCGGCTGGAGCCTCGAGGACTCGGTGGAACTCGCACGGCAACTGAAGGCCGAGGGCGTAGACCTGATCGACGTGTCCAGCGGCGGCAACGACTTGCGCCAACAGCTCCCGCCGCTCGAGCCGGGCTACCAGGTGCCGCTGGCAGCGACCATCCGCCGCGAGGCCGACGTTCCCACCGCTGCGGTGGGCCTGATCACCGAGCCGCACCACGCCCAGCGCATCGTCGAATCGGGCGAGGCCGATCTGGTAGCGCTGGCCCGAGAGATGCTGCGCGACCCGCACTGGACGCTGCGCGCCGCGCGCGAGCTGGGCTGCGAGGTGCGCTGGCCGCGCCCGTACGAACGCGCCCGCTGA
- the trpE gene encoding anthranilate synthase component I: protein MRVHYREMTADLETPVSAYLKVAQGQSVSFLLESVEGGERNARYSFIGVGARGRMVARGQRVTLEGSFGEGTREVSDPLELLYSAVVRETAIPEPLPAFVGGAVGYTSYDLIRLYERLPEQNPDELNLPDVLFVSPRAMVIFDHVKHRLFLTALSEGEHEDALAESALQDLERRLRGPLPGVPGDRPAPHAEFRSNFTREGFEAAVERCLEYIRAGDIFQVVPSQRFSAPLTTHPFAIYRALRSVNPSPYLGYLDLGEVTLVASSPESLLKSDGREVVTRPIAGTRRRGRTAEEDRALEAELLADEKERAEHLMLVDLGRNDIGRVARFGSVRVEDAFSIERYSHVMHIVSGVRGTLAENRTPLHALASVLPMGTVSGAPKIRAMEIIEEIEPARRGPYGGAFGYIAPNGSLDMALTLRTMVVAHGQVHIQAGGGVVADSKPADEYQESLNKAAALMRAVELAEAGL from the coding sequence ATGCGAGTGCATTACCGGGAGATGACGGCGGACCTCGAGACGCCGGTAAGCGCCTACCTGAAGGTGGCGCAGGGACAGAGCGTGAGCTTCCTGCTCGAGTCGGTCGAAGGAGGCGAGCGCAACGCCCGCTACTCGTTCATCGGCGTGGGCGCGCGCGGGCGCATGGTGGCGCGCGGCCAGCGCGTGACCCTCGAGGGCAGTTTCGGCGAGGGAACGCGCGAGGTGAGCGACCCCCTCGAACTGCTGTACAGCGCGGTAGTCCGCGAAACCGCCATCCCCGAGCCGCTCCCGGCCTTTGTGGGCGGAGCGGTCGGCTACACCTCCTACGACCTGATCCGGTTGTACGAGCGTCTGCCCGAACAAAATCCCGACGAGCTGAACCTGCCCGACGTGCTGTTCGTATCGCCCCGGGCGATGGTGATCTTTGATCACGTCAAGCACCGCCTGTTTTTGACTGCACTCTCCGAGGGCGAACACGAAGACGCCCTGGCCGAGTCGGCGCTGCAAGACCTCGAGCGGCGCCTGCGTGGACCGCTGCCCGGCGTGCCCGGCGACCGTCCCGCGCCGCATGCCGAGTTCCGCTCGAACTTCACCCGCGAGGGCTTCGAGGCCGCCGTGGAGCGCTGCCTCGAGTACATCCGCGCCGGAGACATCTTCCAGGTCGTGCCCAGCCAGCGCTTCTCGGCCCCGCTCACCACGCATCCGTTTGCCATCTACCGGGCGCTGCGCTCGGTGAACCCCAGCCCTTACCTGGGCTACCTCGACCTGGGCGAGGTGACGCTGGTGGCCTCGAGCCCCGAGAGCCTGCTGAAATCCGATGGTCGCGAGGTGGTGACCCGCCCGATCGCCGGAACCCGGCGGCGCGGGCGCACCGCAGAGGAGGACCGTGCCCTCGAGGCCGAACTGCTGGCCGACGAGAAAGAGCGCGCCGAGCACCTGATGCTGGTGGACCTGGGCCGCAACGACATCGGGCGGGTGGCGCGTTTCGGGTCGGTGCGGGTCGAGGATGCCTTCAGCATCGAGCGCTACAGCCACGTGATGCACATCGTCTCGGGCGTACGCGGCACGCTGGCCGAGAACCGCACCCCGCTGCACGCTCTGGCCAGCGTGCTGCCGATGGGCACCGTTTCCGGCGCGCCCAAGATCCGTGCCATGGAGATCATCGAGGAGATCGAGCCTGCCCGCCGCGGCCCCTACGGCGGGGCGTTCGGCTACATTGCGCCGAACGGCAGCCTGGACATGGCCCTGACCCTGCGCACCATGGTGGTGGCCCACGGACAGGTGCACATTCAGGCGGGCGGCGGGGTGGTGGCCGACTCGAAACCGGCCGACGAGTACCAGGAGTCGCTGAACAAGGCCGCAGCCCTGATGCGCGCGGTCGAACTGGCCGAGGCCGGACTGTGA
- the dxs gene encoding 1-deoxy-D-xylulose-5-phosphate synthase yields MLLQTIDSPADLKKLSRDQLPQLAQELRDEITRVCAIGGGHLASSLGAVELILAMHYVFNSPRDRLLFDVGHQAYAHKFLTGRRDRMHTIKKEGGLSGFTKVSESEHDAITVGHASTSLANALGMAVARDALGQDYKVVAVIGDGSLTGGMALAALNQIGFQQRNMLIVLNDNEMSISENVGALNRYMRTLQVQRWFQEAEGAGKRAVSALSKPLADMISRAKGSARHFFDPASDNPFKAMGVRYVGPVNGHDLNELLYLFEKLGDLEGPTLLHVVTTKGKGLTYAEEDPITWHGPGRFDPLTGESFKSSSYSWSNAFGDAMIELAAQDPRLFVITPAMREGSGLVKYSQTHPHRYIDVGIAEDVAVTVGAGMALRGIRPVVAIYSTFLQRAYDQVVHDVAIENLPVIFAIDRAGIVGADGATHNGVFDLAYLRSIPNVSVLLPRNTAELRGMFKAALEHGGPVAIRYPRGNTDRVPEGTWPEIAWGSWERLTPTPEGGVTVLAGGKALEYAQKATGDLPEVGVVNARFVKPLDTTMLREIARTSRAIVTVEDGQRMGGFGSAVLEAVSDLDLDIKVRVLGLPDSFFEHAEVASVHAQAGIDAQAIRTVLAELGVDVPVGI; encoded by the coding sequence ATGCTACTGCAGACGATTGACAGTCCCGCGGACCTCAAGAAACTATCGCGCGACCAGTTGCCGCAACTCGCTCAGGAGCTGCGCGACGAGATCACACGCGTGTGCGCGATCGGTGGCGGGCACCTCGCCTCGAGCCTGGGCGCGGTCGAGCTGATCCTGGCGATGCATTACGTGTTCAACAGTCCGCGCGACCGCCTGCTGTTCGACGTGGGCCACCAGGCCTACGCGCACAAGTTCTTGACCGGGCGACGCGACCGCATGCACACCATCAAGAAAGAAGGCGGGCTCTCGGGCTTTACCAAGGTGTCCGAGTCCGAGCACGACGCCATCACGGTGGGGCATGCCTCGACCAGCCTCGCCAACGCGCTGGGCATGGCAGTGGCGCGCGACGCGCTCGGCCAGGATTACAAGGTGGTCGCGGTGATCGGCGACGGCAGCCTGACCGGGGGCATGGCGCTGGCCGCCCTGAACCAGATCGGTTTTCAGCAGCGCAACATGCTGATCGTCCTCAACGACAACGAGATGAGCATCTCCGAGAACGTGGGGGCCCTGAACCGCTACATGCGCACCCTGCAGGTACAGCGCTGGTTCCAGGAGGCCGAAGGAGCGGGCAAGCGCGCGGTCTCCGCACTCTCCAAGCCGCTGGCCGACATGATCTCGCGCGCCAAGGGCTCGGCGCGCCACTTCTTCGATCCGGCCTCGGACAACCCCTTCAAGGCGATGGGCGTACGCTACGTGGGTCCGGTGAACGGCCACGACCTGAACGAACTGCTGTACCTGTTCGAAAAACTGGGCGACCTCGAGGGGCCCACGCTGCTGCACGTGGTCACCACCAAGGGCAAGGGCCTGACGTACGCCGAGGAGGATCCGATCACCTGGCACGGCCCGGGGCGCTTTGATCCGCTGACCGGCGAGTCGTTCAAATCGAGCAGCTACAGCTGGAGCAACGCTTTCGGTGACGCCATGATCGAACTGGCTGCGCAGGACCCGCGCCTGTTCGTGATCACCCCGGCAATGCGCGAGGGCTCGGGGCTGGTGAAGTACAGCCAGACCCACCCGCACCGTTACATCGACGTCGGCATCGCCGAGGACGTGGCGGTCACGGTGGGTGCGGGCATGGCGCTGCGCGGCATCCGCCCGGTGGTCGCCATCTACTCAACCTTCCTGCAGCGTGCCTACGATCAGGTGGTGCACGACGTGGCCATCGAGAACCTGCCGGTGATCTTTGCCATTGACCGCGCGGGCATCGTGGGAGCCGACGGGGCCACGCACAACGGGGTCTTTGATCTCGCCTACCTGCGCTCGATTCCCAACGTGAGCGTGCTGCTCCCCCGCAACACCGCCGAACTGCGCGGCATGTTCAAAGCGGCGCTCGAGCACGGCGGTCCGGTCGCGATCCGCTATCCGCGCGGCAACACCGACCGGGTACCCGAGGGCACGTGGCCCGAAATCGCCTGGGGCAGCTGGGAGCGCCTGACTCCTACGCCCGAGGGCGGGGTTACCGTGCTGGCCGGGGGCAAGGCCCTCGAGTACGCCCAGAAGGCGACCGGTGACCTGCCCGAGGTAGGGGTCGTCAATGCCCGTTTCGTAAAGCCGCTGGACACCACCATGCTGCGCGAGATCGCGCGAACCTCGCGGGCCATCGTGACGGTCGAGGACGGCCAGCGCATGGGCGGCTTCGGCTCGGCGGTCCTCGAGGCGGTCTCGGACCTGGACCTGGATATCAAGGTGCGGGTGCTGGGCCTGCCCGACAGCTTTTTCGAACATGCCGAGGTGGCGTCGGTGCACGCGCAGGCGGGGATCGACGCGCAGGCGATCCGCACGGTGCTGGCCGAACTGGGCGTGGACGTACCGGTCGGGATCTGA
- the recQ gene encoding DNA helicase RecQ: MEAAALEILKNVFGYDAFRGNQAEIVSCVAEGGDALVLMPTGGGKSLCYQVPALLRPGTGVVVSPLIALMKDQVDALLQLGVRAAVLNSSLSTREAREVERRLEAGELDLIYVAPERLLTDRFLELLDRIQVALFAIDEAHCVSQWGHDFRPEYLGLSLLPERYPQVPRIALTATADHTTRREIAARLHLGRARHFVSSFDRPNIRYEVVDKNNARAQLLEFIRREHPGEAGIVYCLSRKSVEQTAEWLEAQGLRALPYHAGLSPELRAQHQERFLREEGLIMVATVAFGMGIDKPDVRFVAHLELPKSLEGYYQETGRAGRDGLPSDAWMAYGLADVVSIRRMLASSSADEKIKRLENRKLEALLAFCETPRCRRQVLLEYFGETLAEPCGNCDTCLNPVETWDGTVAAQKALSAVYRTGQRFGAGHLIDVLQGRETERVRSFRHHTLSTFGVGQDLSDRQWRSVLRQLTALGYLGTDAAGHGSLLLTSRAAAVLRGEERVELRREAERPKRAAAVRARAELPEVESPELWEALRACRMTFAKAQGVPPYVVFTDVTLRALEAHRPRSLAEMAAIPGVGQSKLERYGEAFLEVIAPFPPARGGVPLLRAEDAATSARGPGRTEKTEKTPRRDSALETLERYQAGESVAEIARERGLSEQTVSGHLAELVRRGLLSLEEATGLAEDEVARLEAVYHTLPEEQRARLKPLYEAAGERYDYHVIRCVHARLHG, encoded by the coding sequence GTGGAAGCTGCCGCCCTCGAGATCCTCAAGAATGTTTTCGGCTACGACGCCTTCCGTGGCAACCAGGCCGAGATCGTCTCCTGCGTGGCCGAAGGCGGCGACGCCCTGGTCCTGATGCCCACCGGCGGCGGAAAGTCGCTGTGTTACCAGGTGCCCGCGCTGCTGCGCCCGGGAACCGGCGTGGTCGTCTCGCCGCTGATCGCCCTGATGAAAGACCAGGTAGACGCGCTGCTGCAGCTCGGCGTGCGCGCCGCCGTCTTGAACTCCAGCCTGAGCACGCGCGAGGCCCGCGAGGTCGAACGCCGCCTCGAGGCAGGCGAACTCGACCTGATCTACGTCGCGCCCGAACGCCTGCTCACCGACCGCTTCCTCGAGCTGCTCGACCGCATTCAGGTGGCGCTGTTCGCCATCGACGAGGCGCACTGCGTGTCGCAGTGGGGCCACGACTTCCGGCCCGAATACCTGGGCCTCTCGCTGCTGCCCGAGCGCTACCCGCAAGTTCCCCGCATCGCGCTCACCGCCACCGCCGACCACACCACCCGCCGCGAGATTGCCGCGCGGCTGCACCTGGGCCGTGCCCGCCACTTCGTGTCGTCGTTCGACCGCCCCAACATCCGCTACGAGGTGGTGGACAAGAACAACGCGCGCGCGCAGCTGCTCGAATTCATCCGCCGCGAGCACCCGGGCGAGGCCGGCATCGTGTACTGCCTGTCGCGCAAATCGGTCGAACAGACCGCCGAGTGGCTCGAGGCGCAGGGCCTGCGCGCCCTGCCGTATCACGCCGGCCTCAGCCCGGAACTGCGCGCGCAGCATCAGGAGCGCTTCTTGCGCGAGGAAGGCCTGATCATGGTGGCGACCGTCGCTTTCGGCATGGGCATCGACAAACCCGACGTGCGCTTCGTGGCCCACCTCGAGCTGCCCAAGAGCCTCGAGGGCTACTACCAGGAGACCGGGCGCGCCGGGCGCGACGGTCTGCCCTCGGACGCCTGGATGGCCTACGGCCTTGCCGACGTCGTCTCGATCCGCCGGATGCTGGCCTCCTCGAGCGCTGACGAGAAGATCAAGCGCCTCGAGAACCGCAAGCTCGAGGCGCTGCTGGCCTTCTGCGAGACCCCGCGCTGCCGCCGTCAGGTGCTGCTCGAGTACTTTGGCGAGACGCTGGCCGAGCCCTGCGGCAACTGCGACACCTGCCTGAACCCGGTCGAGACCTGGGACGGCACCGTGGCGGCCCAAAAAGCGCTCTCGGCGGTGTACCGCACCGGGCAGCGCTTCGGAGCCGGGCACCTGATCGACGTTTTGCAGGGCCGCGAGACCGAGCGGGTCCGCAGCTTCCGGCACCACACCCTCAGCACCTTCGGGGTGGGGCAAGATCTCAGCGACCGCCAGTGGCGCTCGGTGCTGCGCCAGCTCACCGCCCTGGGTTACCTGGGCACCGACGCGGCCGGGCACGGCTCGCTGCTGCTCACCTCCCGGGCCGCTGCGGTCCTGCGGGGCGAGGAGCGCGTGGAACTGCGGCGCGAGGCCGAGCGGCCCAAACGCGCTGCCGCCGTGCGGGCCCGGGCCGAGTTGCCCGAAGTCGAGAGCCCCGAGCTGTGGGAAGCGCTGCGCGCGTGCCGCATGACCTTCGCCAAGGCCCAGGGCGTCCCGCCCTACGTGGTTTTCACCGACGTCACCTTGCGCGCCCTCGAGGCGCACCGTCCGCGCAGCCTGGCCGAGATGGCCGCGATTCCCGGAGTAGGGCAGAGCAAACTCGAGCGCTACGGCGAGGCCTTCTTGGAGGTCATCGCACCCTTCCCGCCCGCGCGCGGCGGAGTCCCGCTGCTGCGCGCCGAGGACGCCGCCACGTCTGCCCGAGGCCCGGGCAGAACCGAGAAGACCGAGAAGACCCCGCGCCGGGACAGCGCCCTGGAAACCCTCGAGCGCTACCAGGCGGGGGAGAGCGTGGCGGAGATCGCCCGCGAGCGCGGCCTGTCCGAGCAGACCGTCTCGGGTCACCTGGCCGAGCTGGTGCGGCGCGGCCTGCTGAGCCTCGAGGAGGCCACCGGGCTGGCCGAAGACGAGGTGGCCCGCCTCGAGGCGGTCTATCACACGCTGCCCGAGGAACAGCGCGCGCGCCTCAAGCCGCTGTACGAGGCGGCGGGGGAGCGCTACGACTACCACGTGATCCGCTGCGTGCACGCGCGTCTGCACGGCTGA
- the glgP gene encoding alpha-glucan family phosphorylase has product MNPIGKITVMPAPPARIARLSELAYNLYWSWTPRAQQLFEDLNPALWERVGHSPLRTLMEISQAELDRAAADPEYLARFDAEMSAFDAYMNASETWFSRQNAATQGKIGYFSMEFGFAESLPIYSGGLGVLAGDHTKSASDLGLPFVAVGLLFHQGYFRQLLNGDGWQEEAYDTLNFQALPITPATGPDGREVRVRLGLPGRDVWIKVWKLQVGRVPVYLLDTDLQENRPDDRGLTARLYGGNQEMRIAQELVLGVGGVRALRALGEDIRVYHMNEGHAAFLGLERIREIMQTGQLNFWEALEAVSASNIFTTHTPVSAGNDAFPLNLVDLYLGKWYGLFGISHDDFINLARHDQPWGPTFSMTVLALRTSRAANGVSELHGDVSRRMWKFLFPGADADEVPIGHVTNGAHNLTFLSQKLRDLYTTVLPQDWTERVHEPELWEAVDQIPDAELGRVMHDLKVDMISFVRARLREQYRRHGAPAERIASADRVLDTHALTIGFARRFATYKRATLLFRDLERLKRIVNAAGRPVQFVFAGKAHPADNPGKEFIQSIYRFAQDPDLAGKIVILENYDLNVARHLVQGVDIWLNNPRRPLEASGTSGMKASFNGGLNFSILDGWWREGYDGVNGFAIGEEREYPSLEAQDDADAFSLYETLEKVIVPLYYARDEHGARHEWMLRTRAAIKTVSPRFSMNRQVIDYTRQYYLPVFRRGQQVIAEDYRVARELAAWKSQVKAAWPSVTLEAFSEMPAQARPGAQITVHARVHTAGIDPRFLRVEGVLRLEGADTAAVRTPLRFVTLSEGHWAEFSGELALPESGTYLVGARVLPYREELSNLLELGLIKWA; this is encoded by the coding sequence ATGAACCCCATCGGAAAAATCACGGTCATGCCGGCTCCTCCGGCACGCATCGCGCGCCTGAGCGAACTGGCTTACAACCTGTACTGGAGCTGGACGCCCCGCGCTCAGCAACTGTTTGAAGACCTGAACCCGGCACTGTGGGAACGGGTGGGCCACAGCCCGCTGCGCACCCTGATGGAAATCTCCCAGGCCGAGCTCGACCGCGCCGCGGCCGATCCCGAGTACCTCGCGCGCTTCGACGCCGAGATGAGCGCCTTCGACGCCTACATGAACGCCAGCGAGACCTGGTTCAGCCGCCAGAACGCCGCCACTCAGGGCAAGATCGGCTACTTCTCGATGGAGTTCGGCTTCGCCGAAAGCCTGCCGATCTACTCGGGCGGCCTGGGCGTGCTGGCCGGCGACCACACCAAGAGCGCTTCCGACCTGGGCCTGCCCTTCGTGGCGGTCGGCCTGCTGTTCCACCAGGGTTACTTCCGTCAACTGCTCAACGGCGACGGCTGGCAGGAAGAAGCCTACGACACCCTCAACTTCCAGGCCCTGCCGATCACCCCGGCCACCGGTCCCGACGGGCGCGAGGTGCGCGTACGCCTGGGCCTGCCCGGCCGCGACGTGTGGATCAAGGTCTGGAAACTGCAAGTCGGCCGGGTCCCGGTGTACCTGCTCGACACCGACTTGCAGGAAAACCGCCCCGACGACCGGGGGCTGACCGCGCGCCTGTACGGCGGCAACCAGGAGATGCGCATCGCACAGGAACTGGTGCTGGGCGTGGGCGGCGTGCGCGCCCTGCGCGCCTTGGGCGAGGACATCCGCGTCTACCACATGAACGAGGGCCACGCGGCCTTCCTCGGCCTCGAGCGGATCCGCGAGATCATGCAGACCGGGCAGCTCAACTTCTGGGAAGCCCTCGAGGCCGTGTCGGCCTCGAACATCTTCACCACCCACACCCCGGTCTCGGCGGGCAACGACGCCTTCCCGCTCAACCTGGTCGACCTGTACCTGGGCAAGTGGTACGGCCTGTTCGGCATCTCGCACGACGACTTTATCAACCTCGCACGCCACGACCAGCCCTGGGGTCCCACCTTCTCGATGACCGTGCTGGCCCTGCGCACCTCGAGGGCCGCCAACGGCGTCTCGGAACTGCACGGCGACGTGTCGCGCCGCATGTGGAAGTTCCTGTTCCCCGGTGCTGACGCGGACGAGGTGCCGATCGGGCACGTCACCAACGGTGCGCACAACCTGACCTTCTTGTCCCAGAAACTGCGCGACCTGTACACGACCGTGCTGCCCCAGGACTGGACCGAGCGCGTGCACGAGCCCGAGCTGTGGGAGGCGGTCGACCAGATCCCCGACGCGGAGCTCGGCCGCGTGATGCACGATCTCAAGGTCGACATGATCTCGTTCGTGCGCGCACGCCTGCGCGAGCAGTACCGCCGCCACGGCGCCCCGGCCGAGCGCATCGCCTCGGCGGACCGCGTTCTGGACACGCACGCGCTCACCATCGGCTTCGCGCGCCGCTTCGCCACCTACAAGCGCGCCACCTTGCTGTTCCGCGACCTCGAGCGCCTCAAGCGCATCGTGAACGCCGCAGGCCGCCCGGTACAGTTCGTGTTCGCCGGCAAGGCCCACCCGGCCGACAACCCCGGCAAGGAGTTCATCCAGTCGATCTACCGCTTCGCGCAGGACCCCGACCTCGCCGGCAAGATCGTGATCCTCGAGAACTACGACCTCAACGTCGCCCGCCACCTGGTGCAGGGCGTGGACATCTGGCTCAACAACCCGCGCCGCCCGCTCGAGGCCTCGGGCACCTCGGGCATGAAGGCCTCGTTCAACGGCGGCTTGAACTTCTCGATTCTCGACGGCTGGTGGCGCGAAGGGTACGACGGCGTCAACGGTTTTGCCATCGGCGAGGAGCGCGAGTACCCCAGCCTCGAGGCCCAGGACGACGCGGACGCTTTCAGCCTGTACGAGACCCTCGAGAAGGTCATCGTGCCGCTGTACTACGCCCGCGACGAGCACGGCGCCCGCCACGAGTGGATGCTGCGCACCCGCGCGGCCATCAAGACCGTCTCGCCGCGCTTCTCGATGAACCGTCAGGTCATCGACTACACCCGGCAGTACTACCTGCCGGTCTTCCGGCGCGGACAGCAGGTGATCGCCGAGGATTACCGCGTCGCCCGCGAACTGGCCGCCTGGAAGTCCCAGGTGAAGGCCGCGTGGCCCAGCGTCACCCTCGAGGCCTTCAGCGAAATGCCCGCTCAGGCCCGTCCCGGAGCCCAGATCACCGTACACGCCCGGGTGCACACGGCCGGAATCGATCCGCGTTTCCTGCGGGTCGAGGGCGTGCTGCGCCTCGAGGGAGCTGATACGGCCGCGGTGCGCACCCCGCTGCGCTTCGTGACGCTCAGCGAGGGCCACTGGGCCGAGTTCAGCGGTGAGTTGGCCCTGCCCGAGAGCGGCACCTACCTGGTCGGAGCGCGCGTGCTGCCCTACCGCGAGGAACTGTCGAACCTCCTCGAGCTGGGCCTGATCAAGTGGGCCTGA
- a CDS encoding MBL fold metallo-hydrolase, with protein MALQLEVLGGAGQDNALLLRVTTGQTIHRLLFDCGEGVLERLGRAEVQALDHLMFSHLHMDHIGGFDRFFRTNFARVSKPNHLWGPPGSARILHHRFQGYLWNLHAGQSGTWYLHDLYPDRVETVRLEAGEAFAVAHPEPVVPRSGPFLETADYTVDALELDHRTVSLGYVVRERARPRVDPAALAGLGLPPGPWLRELIGGPPEGDLEVNGQRLDRRSLRAALLRPIPGEAAAYLTDFLLDPATLERLRPFLRGVTTLVCESQYRAADLELARRNHHLTSRQAAEIALAAGVAELVLFHVSDRYGGAECSEMLREARSVFAHARFPEAWPLV; from the coding sequence GTGGCACTACAGCTCGAGGTGCTGGGAGGCGCAGGACAGGACAACGCGCTGCTGCTGCGCGTCACGACCGGCCAGACCATCCACCGCCTGCTGTTCGACTGCGGCGAGGGCGTGCTCGAGCGCCTGGGCCGCGCCGAGGTGCAGGCGCTGGACCACCTGATGTTCTCGCACCTGCACATGGACCACATCGGTGGCTTTGACCGCTTCTTCCGCACCAACTTCGCCCGCGTCTCGAAACCCAACCACCTGTGGGGGCCGCCCGGCAGCGCGCGCATCTTGCACCACCGCTTCCAGGGCTATTTGTGGAACCTGCACGCGGGCCAGTCCGGTACGTGGTACCTGCACGACCTGTACCCGGACCGCGTCGAGACCGTGCGCCTCGAGGCCGGCGAGGCCTTCGCGGTCGCGCATCCCGAGCCGGTGGTGCCGCGCTCGGGGCCGTTCCTCGAGACGGCCGATTACACGGTGGACGCGCTCGAACTCGACCACCGCACGGTCTCGCTGGGCTACGTGGTGCGCGAGCGCGCCCGCCCGAGGGTTGACCCCGCCGCCCTCGCGGGGCTGGGACTGCCTCCCGGTCCGTGGCTGCGCGAACTGATCGGCGGCCCCCCCGAAGGAGACCTCGAGGTGAACGGACAGCGGCTGGACCGCCGCTCGCTGCGCGCAGCGCTGCTGCGCCCCATACCCGGTGAAGCCGCCGCCTACCTGACCGACTTCCTGCTGGACCCGGCCACCCTCGAGCGCCTGCGTCCCTTTCTGCGCGGGGTGACCACGCTGGTCTGCGAGAGCCAGTACCGCGCGGCCGATCTGGAACTCGCCCGGCGCAACCATCACCTCACCTCGAGGCAGGCCGCCGAGATCGCGTTGGCCGCCGGGGTGGCCGAGCTGGTGCTGTTTCACGTTTCGGACCGTTACGGCGGGGCCGAGTGTTCCGAGATGCTGCGCGAGGCGCGCTCGGTCTTCGCGCACGCGCGCTTTCCCGAGGCCTGGCCCCTGGTGTGA